In uncultured Acidilobus sp. JCHS, the sequence TGTTGGCCGTATCTACGGCGCGACCTTCGTCCGTGCTCAATAGGGCCTCAGATATCCTAGGGTTCACTATGTGCCTTAGGAAGTCTTTACGGCCCTCACAGCCAGGCATCAGCAGCACCACCCTTCGAGCCCCGTAGCACCTTAAAAGGATCTCAACGCGAATCTATAAAACTAACAGCCGCCATAGGGCCTGCCGGTAACAAGGCTTGGAGGCGGCATCGCAGGGGGGCCGTAGGAGACTTCAGCTCGCTGTCTTCCTCGTTGGCCTCGTTGTGGTCCTCCTGGCTTCAGTGCGCGTGGCGATGGTGACCTCATGGTATGCCTCCCACGTCAGCGGCGGAGGGTACGACAACGCTTACATAAGCGACGAAATATATTATGTGGACGCTGCCAGGAGGATATTAGTCAACGTGTTCGGCTACAGGGGCCCGCTTTTCAATTACAGCGGCGAGACAGCCTCCAACTACTACAACTTTGAGCACCCGCCCTTGGGCAAATATATTATGGCGGCCTCAATGGCCCTGTTAGGCGACAGGCCGTTCAGCTGGAGGGTCCCAAGCATTATAATGGCGTCACTGATACCGCTAATAATATACTTAGGGCTCTCGTGGGGGCGGGACGTCAGGTGGGTCCTAATAGGAGCTGCCGCTGGCGTCCTAGCCTCGGCCGACCACATACTGATTGTCATGGGTTCCGTGGCCCTGCTTGACATATACGCTGCCTTCTTCCTTAGCCTTGCAATAGTGTCAGCCTTCAGGGAAAGGTTCCTCCTGTCATCTGTCTTCGAGGGCCTCGCGTGGGCCTCCAAGGAGACAGCGGTGCCCGGGCTGCTCGCGATATGGATTCTCATAGCTTTAAGGAACCCTAACAGGAAGGGGCTGAGGCTGATAGGCCTGACGCTCCTCGTGACGCTTGCGGTGTTCCTGCTAACGTACGTGCCGCTGTTCGTTCACTTCGGCCCAACATACGTCATACAGCAGGCCATAGGCGGATATAAGTGGGACCTAGAGAGCAGGCCTCCAGGTCCACCTACGAGCACGCCGAGCGGCTGGTTCTTCAACGTTGACCCCTTCGTGCTCTCCTACTCGCCTCTGATGGCCGCCTCTATGACAGAGGCCTTCGAGGTCCCTGCGATGGTCTCGGCCTTAGCAATATTCATAGTTGGCATGATAAACTACAGGAGCCTCGTCAGGGCTGGGGACGCTTTCTTTGTGGCGGAGTTCGTAGGGCTCTGGGCCGTCTACCTTGTGGGCAACCACACGCTTTACAGCTTCTACTCTGTTGTGTTCACCCCGGCCTCCGCTGTGACGATAGCTGAGGTGCTTGACATCATTTCTAGAAAACTAATTAAAAAATAAAATAAAAATTATTAATATCTCTTGTTCTATATAGAATAAGGATGACCGTTTATATACTCTCTAGCAAACTATGAAATATAAGAGGGCGTGAACTGAGTTGGTGAACCCTAGCGCGATAAGGCGCGAGCCGCTGATAGAGAGGGTCAGGGAGAGGATATTGAGGGAATACGAGAGCCTCAGGACAAGGCTTGTCGACGAGAGCGGCCTATTGGTCACGACAGCCCTTGACGACTCTGACGTTGAGAAGCTCGTAATTACGGCCCTAGATGAAGCCAGGTCACCTGTCAGCTGGAGGGAGCTAAAGGCGATATTCCAGGGCGTCGTGGGTGAGGACAGGCTGAGAAGGATACTGAATGGCCTCAAGGCGAGAAACGTAGTAGCTGAGCTCACTCACACGAGGTACAGCCTGCCCAAGTACGTGCCTGAGCCTGAGATAGCTAAGGTGAAGAACCCCGTCGTCCTCAGGCAGCTGATGGAGGAGCCTTCGGATAAGGAGGGCCTTAACTGAGCGACGCTCTCGGACTGGAAGGACTTCTGACGCTTCAGGGTCACGGCGTCTCAAGGTCTGCTCTTCTCGCTTGCAATGGCCCATAGCCTTTGCAGTCCATGGAATCTGTCAGGCCAGACGGCGATTAGTTCTATTGTACGTTAGGGACCTGGGATCTTTTGACCAAAGAGCGACAAACCTTCACTTCAGAGACTGTAATACATGTAAAAGCCGCGCCTTCTAACCTCCTCAAGAAAGGCCTTGAGCGATACCTGCGAGGTCTGCCGCGTCCGCGAGGCCCGCTACGTCTGCAGGCTCTGCGGAAGGGAGGTCTGCGAGGAGCACTTTGACAGGGAGAAGGGCCTCTGCGTTATATGTAGCTCATCCCTATGCGAGCTCTGCGGCGTCAGGCTGGCCGTGACATACTGTCCTGTGTGTGGAAGGCTCGTGTGCTACGAGGACAGCGTTCAGGTGGACAACGTGAGGAGGGTCTGCAGGGAGTGTTACGCTAAGGGCCTCACCAAGCCCAGCCCAGAGAACAAGGACGCCTACTTGAGCGGCGCCGTAAGGCTAGCCAAGAGGCTGATAAGGGTGAGCAGTACCAAGGGACAGTAGATATAGTTAAAGCCTCTACTCCCTCCTACACACGTGGGGGCAATAAATTAATGTCCACAGGCGGTGCTGAGGTGCTGATACACCTTGAGAACATGAAGGTCAATGTGGACGGGAGAATATACGAGAACCCCCACGTGATAATCGTTGGCGCTTCCCGCGTCTCAGGCGAGGTAAGTCCTGAGGTGGTGAGGCTTGACGCGAAGTTCGTAGGCTTCCCAAAGGTAGAGCTCGTAGAGGACGCAATAAAGATTAACATGGGGGGCGACTTCGAGGCCGACGTGAGCGGGGCTAGCCTCAGTAGGGTGACAGAGAGGGAGGACGGCTACGTCCTGGAAGGCTCCAAGATTACTGTGAGGTTCGAGGTAGATGAGTCGACAGGCAAGGTCACGGTGAAGGTCCCAAGGGTTGGCGCCCTTAGGTCAGATAGGCTCCTTCTGGGCCTGAGTGGGGAGGTCTCTGTGAACGTTATAGTGAGTCCTTTTGTAGTGGGGGCGGTCACGCTGAGCGGACCAACAAAGGTCAGGGTAGCCGTCTCAGGCGACAAGGTGGGAATTTACACAAGCGAGGAAGGAGGCGAGGAGAGCGAAGTAGAGCTGCAAAAGGTGGCTACCAGGAGGACGAGCGCCTAGGCGCTGGCGCTCCTTAGCGCTGCTGAGAGGAACTTAGCCTTCTGGACAATCTTCTCAGCGACCTCACTATCCGAGCCACCTATTATGTAAAGACCCTTTGGCGCGTAGAGCGCGTCCTCACACCCTCCCACCTCAGGTGTAACCTTGATCACCAGGTCATCCGTGTACCTGCCGTCAAAGAACACGAGCCTCAGGACCTGGCCGCAGCACTCCAGGTAGCTCTCAAGACAGAGGTCCCCCTCTCTTGGTGTTGACGCCTTGAAGCCCATGGATCTCAGCAGGTCAACTATGTTCTTAGCCCTGGTCCTCGTCTGACTCTTCAAGGGGCTCAACCTCAAGGCTCACCTCCTCGCTTATTGTCGTCTGAGGGGTTATGCACTTAGGGAGCTCACCCCCTTCTACCTCCCTCACGTTGATATTAAACCTCACGAGGAAGTTGCAGAGAGCGTCCCAGGGCACGACGGCCCTCTGGCCAAGCTCTGTTTCTATGTAGGCGAGGTTCCCCCTCTTGACGATCCTCGCCCTCAAGCCTCTCAACTAGCTATGTCTAGTCTATACGCACTTATAGATTTCTCCCTTGTCGACGTCGCGTGTGACCACGCAGCCAGGGTAAATTATCGCGTAGGCCCCGACCTTGACGCCAGGCATCAGGGACACGTTTATCCCTGTCTGCGAGTAGCCGCCCATTATGGCGCCTAGCTTATTGAGGCC encodes:
- a CDS encoding putative membrane-bound dolichyl-phosphate-mannose-protein mannosyltransferase, producing MEAASQGGRRRLQLAVFLVGLVVVLLASVRVAMVTSWYASHVSGGGYDNAYISDEIYYVDAARRILVNVFGYRGPLFNYSGETASNYYNFEHPPLGKYIMAASMALLGDRPFSWRVPSIIMASLIPLIIYLGLSWGRDVRWVLIGAAAGVLASADHILIVMGSVALLDIYAAFFLSLAIVSAFRERFLLSSVFEGLAWASKETAVPGLLAIWILIALRNPNRKGLRLIGLTLLVTLAVFLLTYVPLFVHFGPTYVIQQAIGGYKWDLESRPPGPPTSTPSGWFFNVDPFVLSYSPLMAASMTEAFEVPAMVSALAIFIVGMINYRSLVRAGDAFFVAEFVGLWAVYLVGNHTLYSFYSVVFTPASAVTIAEVLDIISRKLIKK